The following are from one region of the bacterium genome:
- a CDS encoding PD-(D/E)XK nuclease family protein: ILGEIARFAESDAGRALALAARDGRLARELPFLVRMEGEGGTPDAYLVGAIDALVAERRGAGFTVIDYKYAVPRPAAAERYRLQLLAYALAARRAHPRARVRARLQFLRGDLRAVDVTPSAADLDRFAREAAALAWDVHRGAGAELSPADLGRDEARCRAEGCGFVGRCYPAARRGRSPGAAGEGRRPSPPEANRAGANALAVR, encoded by the coding sequence CATCCTCGGCGAGATCGCGCGCTTCGCGGAGTCGGACGCCGGCCGGGCCCTCGCGCTCGCCGCGCGCGACGGCCGCCTCGCCCGCGAGCTCCCCTTCCTCGTCCGGATGGAGGGCGAGGGCGGCACGCCCGACGCGTACCTCGTCGGCGCCATCGACGCGCTCGTCGCCGAGCGGCGCGGCGCCGGGTTCACCGTCATCGACTACAAGTACGCGGTGCCCCGCCCGGCGGCCGCGGAGCGCTACCGCCTCCAGCTCCTCGCCTACGCCCTCGCCGCGCGCCGCGCCCACCCCCGCGCCCGCGTGCGGGCGCGCCTCCAGTTCCTGCGCGGCGATCTCCGCGCCGTGGACGTGACGCCGTCCGCGGCGGACCTCGACCGCTTCGCCCGGGAAGCCGCCGCGCTCGCCTGGGACGTCCATCGGGGCGCCGGCGCCGAGCTCTCGCCCGCGGACTTGGGGCGGGACGAGGCGCGCTGCCGCGCCGAGGGGTGCGGGTTCGTGGGCCGGTGCTATCCCGCGGCGCGCCGGGGGAGAAGCCCCGGCGCAGCCGGGGAGGGACGGCGCCCCTCCCCGCCGGAAGCGAACCGCGCGGGCGCGAATGCGCTCGCGGTCCGCTGA